In the genome of Spirochaetia bacterium, one region contains:
- a CDS encoding molybdopterin-binding protein, which produces MKLIRTEDAVGHVLCHDMTQIIVGKTKDARFRKGHIVQKEDIPVLLSMGKENLYVWEKQEGMLHENEAAEILCQATKNRYMERSEVKEGKIELTAMTDGVLKIDTKRLYEINSLVDIMIATRPNYSMVHKGDKLAGMRIIPLVIDAKKMDAVSAIATVSDPLLELVPYTIRDCTLIVTGNEVKKGLIKDTFSPVVTAKLKAFGVQVSKKILTGDNGPYITSCIKDAVSEGSQMVLCTGGMSVDPDDRTPKAIKDSGATVISYGAPVLPGAMFLVSYLDGVPVLGLPGCVMYAKRTVFDLMLPRVLAKIPIAASDIAALGNGGLCLQCPVCTFPNCGFGHGGI; this is translated from the coding sequence ATGAAACTGATCAGGACCGAAGATGCCGTAGGACATGTCCTTTGCCATGATATGACACAGATCATCGTAGGAAAAACAAAGGATGCAAGATTCCGAAAGGGACATATTGTCCAGAAAGAAGATATTCCTGTTTTACTTTCAATGGGTAAGGAAAACCTGTATGTCTGGGAAAAGCAGGAAGGAATGCTTCATGAAAATGAAGCGGCTGAGATACTTTGCCAAGCTACAAAGAACCGTTACATGGAACGTAGCGAAGTAAAGGAAGGAAAAATTGAACTGACGGCTATGACAGACGGTGTACTGAAAATCGATACCAAAAGACTTTATGAAATCAACAGCCTGGTCGATATCATGATTGCAACCCGTCCGAATTATTCCATGGTCCACAAAGGGGACAAACTTGCCGGTATGAGAATCATACCGCTTGTCATTGATGCAAAGAAGATGGATGCAGTCTCTGCAATTGCAACGGTGTCCGACCCCCTGCTTGAACTTGTACCATATACCATCCGTGACTGTACGCTTATAGTCACAGGGAATGAAGTGAAAAAAGGCTTGATAAAGGATACGTTTTCACCTGTAGTGACTGCCAAACTGAAAGCATTCGGAGTCCAAGTCAGCAAAAAGATTCTTACCGGAGACAATGGCCCCTATATTACTTCCTGCATCAAGGATGCTGTGTCGGAAGGTTCACAGATGGTACTGTGTACCGGTGGCATGAGCGTTGACCCGGATGACAGGACTCCTAAGGCAATCAAGGACAGCGGAGCGACTGTCATCAGCTATGGGGCACCTGTCTTGCCTGGAGCAATGTTCTTGGTGTCGTATCTTGATGGTGTCCCGGTTTTGGGTTTGCCTGGATGTGTCATGTATGCGAAAAGGACAGTCTTTGATCTCATGCTTCCGCGTGTGTTGGCAAAAATTCCCATTGCGGCCTCTGATATAGCCGCACTTGGCAACGGAGGACTTTGTCTGCAGTGTCCGGTCTGCACATTCCCGAATTGTGGTTTCGGGCACGGAGGAATATAG
- the moaC gene encoding cyclic pyranopterin monophosphate synthase MoaC, translating to METKEMTHLDAEGKALMVNVSAKAETVRTAIAAGKIFMNALAFASIKGGTVPKGDVLAAARIAGIMATKQTSFLIPLCHTLLLTSSKVDLCLLEDEMAVEAKCTVTSTGKTGVEMEALTGVSVTLLTIYDFCKALDRSMHMESVRLLYKDGGKSGRYERA from the coding sequence ATGGAAACGAAGGAAATGACGCATCTGGACGCAGAAGGTAAGGCGTTGATGGTCAACGTTTCTGCCAAAGCTGAGACAGTACGTACTGCCATTGCAGCAGGAAAGATTTTTATGAATGCTCTTGCATTTGCCTCCATCAAAGGCGGGACGGTCCCGAAGGGAGATGTCCTGGCTGCGGCCCGTATTGCCGGGATCATGGCGACGAAGCAGACTTCTTTCCTTATTCCTCTTTGCCATACGCTTCTTTTGACTTCATCAAAAGTTGATCTTTGCCTGTTGGAAGATGAAATGGCCGTCGAAGCAAAATGTACGGTAACTTCTACGGGAAAGACAGGTGTTGAGATGGAGGCCCTTACAGGGGTCAGCGTTACGTTGCTTACGATATATGATTTCTGCAAGGCCCTTGATCGTTCGATGCATATGGAATCCGTTCGCCTGCTGTATAAGGACGGAGGCAAAAGTGGTCGTTATGAACGGGCCTGA
- a CDS encoding YjdF family protein, protein MLVWGSLTIFFEDPFWVGIWERHFDGVMQVARYVFGAEPTNAQVIDFIQNRYDCLSFSEPVTSEVEEIDFCQNFKKKLHDARKDQHKTIGKKSFGILQAEREAGAAARKSAHAMKRQDEEIRHYMLRREKKKQKKKGH, encoded by the coding sequence ATGTTAGTATGGGGTAGTTTGACAATTTTTTTTGAGGATCCGTTTTGGGTCGGTATCTGGGAAAGGCATTTTGATGGAGTCATGCAGGTTGCACGTTATGTGTTCGGGGCAGAACCGACAAATGCCCAGGTTATTGATTTTATCCAAAATCGATATGATTGCCTTTCTTTCAGCGAGCCGGTAACTTCTGAAGTTGAAGAGATTGATTTTTGTCAGAACTTCAAGAAAAAGCTTCATGACGCACGGAAAGACCAGCACAAGACCATCGGGAAAAAAAGCTTTGGTATACTGCAGGCTGAACGTGAGGCAGGTGCTGCGGCCCGCAAGTCGGCACATGCAATGAAGCGCCAGGACGAAGAAATACGTCATTATATGCTCCGGCGCGAAAAAAAGAAGCAGAAAAAGAAGGGACATTGA
- a CDS encoding M55 family metallopeptidase: MRKVFISLDTEGLSGLTSWKEMEADPTTAGKAYIRELQWVIDELFKSAPELEEITLCDSHSRGENLPYGSFNDPRITQIKGYPRQNYMMATLDSSYDMLMLIGYHAMIGSKYGLMDHSYSSAGIYNIRINSVPVGETELNCYYAAEKGVPLAMVAGDDILEQELKQTQLLPTYVRTKEGLGRFAAKLYEPQSLEPRFRKAVRDAVANTKQGKLPILLAKTPTTLEIDLMTTVMADAVEMIPSVERISGRTIKYVSSSFADIMHIILVTALLSGHFRNYS, from the coding sequence ATGCGTAAAGTATTCATAAGCTTGGATACAGAGGGTCTCAGCGGCCTGACTAGCTGGAAGGAAATGGAAGCCGATCCGACAACTGCCGGAAAAGCCTATATAAGGGAACTGCAATGGGTCATTGACGAACTGTTCAAAAGTGCCCCGGAACTTGAAGAAATCACCTTATGTGATTCCCATAGCAGAGGCGAAAACCTGCCTTACGGGAGCTTCAATGATCCAAGGATCACCCAGATCAAAGGCTATCCCCGTCAGAACTATATGATGGCTACCCTTGACAGTTCCTATGACATGCTGATGCTCATCGGCTACCATGCAATGATCGGCAGCAAATATGGACTGATGGATCATTCCTACAGCAGTGCAGGCATCTACAACATCCGTATCAACTCGGTACCGGTAGGAGAAACAGAACTGAACTGCTACTATGCAGCAGAAAAAGGTGTACCGCTTGCAATGGTTGCCGGTGATGACATCCTGGAACAGGAACTGAAACAGACACAGTTGCTACCGACATACGTCAGGACAAAAGAAGGACTCGGCCGTTTTGCAGCAAAACTCTATGAACCTCAATCATTGGAACCCCGCTTCAGAAAAGCAGTCAGGGATGCCGTGGCAAACACAAAACAAGGAAAGTTGCCTATTCTACTTGCAAAGACACCGACAACACTTGAAATCGATCTGATGACAACCGTCATGGCTGATGCTGTGGAAATGATTCCATCGGTAGAAAGGATCAGCGGAAGGACAATCAAGTATGTCAGTTCTTCTTTTGCAGACATCATGCACATAATCTTGGTTACTGCACTGCTCTCAGGACATTTTAGAAATTATAGCTAA
- a CDS encoding SPFH/Band 7/PHB domain protein: MSSIVLGLICFIVFLFLIMGIRIVPESRAMIIERLGKFHRTLTSGINVIVPFLDKVRMVPELITSNTMDDESTKDLSVTKSRFIDLREQVFDYPKQNVITSDNVTVEIDAVIYFQVVEPEKSVYEIVNYPIAIKKMTQTTLRNVIGELELDQTLTSRDTINSKLQTILDEATDKWGIKVNRVELQDIIPPDNIRVQMEKQMSAEREKRAMVLTAEGEKQAAILKAEGVKASEINQAEGAKQAAILRAEGEARSIECVKDALGSEKNYIDYLVAIKYIEAFRQMAEGKDAKLVYMPYEASGVLSSIGGIKELFKGAGPGAPLS; this comes from the coding sequence ATGAGTAGCATTGTCTTAGGCCTTATCTGTTTCATTGTCTTCCTGTTCCTTATCATGGGAATCAGGATTGTCCCGGAATCCCGCGCAATGATTATCGAACGTCTTGGAAAATTCCATCGTACCTTGACTAGCGGCATCAATGTCATCGTACCCTTTTTGGATAAGGTCAGGATGGTACCGGAACTCATTACCTCCAATACTATGGATGATGAGAGCACAAAGGATTTATCCGTTACTAAGTCTAGGTTCATTGATCTCAGGGAGCAGGTGTTTGACTATCCCAAACAGAACGTCATTACGAGTGATAATGTAACAGTTGAGATTGATGCCGTGATTTACTTTCAGGTTGTAGAACCTGAGAAGTCTGTCTATGAGATTGTGAACTATCCTATTGCAATCAAGAAGATGACACAGACTACCCTGCGAAATGTCATCGGTGAACTTGAACTTGACCAGACATTGACAAGCCGTGATACAATCAACAGCAAACTCCAGACGATACTCGATGAAGCGACTGACAAGTGGGGTATCAAAGTCAACAGAGTGGAATTGCAAGACATCATTCCACCTGATAATATCCGGGTACAGATGGAAAAACAGATGAGTGCCGAGCGAGAGAAGCGGGCGATGGTGCTTACTGCCGAAGGTGAAAAACAGGCGGCCATATTGAAAGCGGAAGGCGTGAAGGCTTCTGAGATCAACCAGGCGGAAGGTGCCAAACAAGCAGCAATTCTCCGAGCTGAGGGCGAAGCCCGCTCCATTGAATGTGTCAAGGATGCGCTGGGGAGTGAAAAGAATTACATCGACTATCTTGTGGCAATCAAATATATCGAAGCTTTCAGACAGATGGCCGAGGGTAAGGATGCGAAACTGGTGTATATGCCGTATGAAGCCAGTGGAGTCCTTAGCTCCATCGGAGGTATCAAGGAATTGTTCAAGGGAGCAGGTCCCGGTGCGCCGTTGAGTTGA
- a CDS encoding NfeD family protein: MDLNAIIWLVAGLVFVIIELLTPMFFALSVSFGAFVAFFCALLGFSVPIQMVCFISAVVLFFVFLRPVLYHGNKAGEKFGSAALVGMKTVAAEDITPLHGTLRIDGTVWQVRTREGSIPKGERLIIVGFDRIKVIVEKDSNHE; this comes from the coding sequence ATGGATCTGAATGCAATCATCTGGCTTGTCGCTGGTCTTGTTTTTGTCATCATTGAACTATTGACTCCCATGTTCTTTGCATTGTCAGTTTCCTTTGGGGCTTTTGTTGCATTCTTTTGTGCACTTCTTGGTTTTTCGGTGCCTATTCAGATGGTTTGTTTTATCAGTGCGGTTGTTTTGTTCTTTGTATTTCTCCGACCGGTGCTTTATCATGGTAACAAGGCTGGGGAAAAGTTCGGCAGTGCGGCCTTAGTCGGCATGAAGACTGTTGCAGCAGAAGATATTACACCTCTGCATGGGACCCTAAGGATTGATGGGACCGTATGGCAGGTACGGACAAGGGAAGGGAGTATCCCCAAAGGGGAAAGGCTCATCATCGTCGGCTTTGACCGGATCAAGGTCATCGTAGAGAAGGATAGCAACCATGAGTAG
- a CDS encoding M42 family peptidase, translated as MDKAESLKLISDLSDANGASGFEYDVVSVLRKAVSGLGTVDEDSLHDLYVNFKGNSGNRPRMLLDAHTDEVSFMVKDIKPDGTLDFIVLGGIVSWDIPAHKVRVRTKDGTYIPGIISSTPPHFLSEAERKLPPDESSMSIDIGATSKEDAERNYGIRIGEPAVPDVAFWYDKSHDRMFGKAFDCRLGCACIVRTLDALKEEKNLGVDLIAGFSVQEEVGTRGATVTATKVKPDIAIVFEGCPADDTVVQPYASQTRITEGPMLRYIDKRMITNPRYQRFALDLAEERNIPVQAGVRTGGSTNGAPIHLSNNGVPTIVIGIPVRYIHTHYGIACFADVEASTDLAVALIKKLDADSIHSF; from the coding sequence ATGGATAAAGCTGAATCACTTAAGTTGATTTCAGATCTTTCCGATGCAAACGGTGCATCGGGTTTTGAATATGATGTCGTATCAGTATTACGCAAAGCTGTTTCCGGGCTAGGGACAGTTGATGAAGATAGCCTGCATGACTTATACGTCAACTTCAAGGGTAACTCAGGGAACAGGCCACGGATGTTGCTTGATGCACATACGGATGAAGTAAGTTTTATGGTCAAGGATATAAAACCGGACGGGACTCTTGATTTCATCGTACTCGGCGGCATCGTATCGTGGGATATCCCTGCACATAAGGTGAGGGTAAGGACGAAGGACGGAACTTATATTCCTGGAATAATCTCAAGTACGCCACCGCATTTCCTTTCCGAGGCAGAACGGAAGCTTCCTCCTGATGAAAGTTCCATGTCCATAGATATCGGTGCTACCAGCAAGGAAGATGCGGAAAGGAACTATGGTATACGGATAGGCGAGCCGGCAGTACCTGATGTAGCTTTCTGGTATGACAAATCCCATGACAGGATGTTCGGCAAAGCCTTTGACTGCCGTCTGGGTTGTGCCTGTATCGTCAGGACTTTGGATGCCCTGAAGGAAGAAAAGAATTTGGGGGTGGATCTGATTGCTGGATTTTCTGTACAGGAAGAAGTAGGGACCAGAGGCGCGACGGTTACGGCAACAAAAGTAAAACCTGATATTGCCATTGTCTTTGAAGGTTGTCCCGCCGATGATACTGTCGTACAACCATATGCAAGTCAGACAAGAATTACCGAAGGTCCGATGCTTCGCTACATTGACAAGAGAATGATTACCAATCCCCGGTACCAACGCTTTGCCTTGGATCTTGCCGAAGAACGAAACATTCCTGTACAGGCCGGTGTAAGGACAGGTGGCTCAACCAACGGGGCTCCCATACATCTGTCAAACAATGGTGTACCTACCATCGTCATCGGTATCCCTGTCCGCTATATCCACACTCATTACGGCATTGCCTGCTTTGCAGATGTGGAGGCTTCGACGGACCTTGCCGTTGCGCTGATCAAAAAACTTGATGCTGATAGCATCCATAGTTTCTAA
- a CDS encoding ABC transporter ATP-binding protein, whose amino-acid sequence MMDGQELLRVEHLSKWFPQKRGIVERFKGGEIAYLKAVDDVSFVIKRGENLGLVGESGCGKSTLAKCILRLIEPTKGQIFLEGTDITALAGEPLRKVRPRMQMIFQDPYSSLNPRMSVYDTIAEVLKVHHAVPLQDIPRRVGELLDMCGLSMDVKDRYPGEFSGGQRQRVGIARAIALNPSFIVADEPVSALDVSIQAQILNLLDSLQQELNQTLLFISHDLQVIRHITTRVEVMYLGSNMELGRTEDVFSHPAHPYTEILMKATPSLDPRNRKEKHAIDGEPPSPIDMPSGCKFHTRCPYCKDKCKTEVPQMKEIGPGHFCACHFPL is encoded by the coding sequence ATGATGGATGGACAGGAATTGCTTCGGGTCGAGCACCTGAGCAAATGGTTTCCTCAGAAGCGAGGAATCGTTGAACGGTTCAAAGGTGGAGAAATTGCCTATCTCAAGGCCGTTGATGATGTTTCTTTTGTTATCAAACGAGGGGAAAACCTTGGTTTGGTCGGTGAATCAGGATGTGGAAAATCTACACTTGCGAAATGTATTCTCCGTTTGATTGAACCTACAAAGGGACAGATTTTCCTTGAAGGAACGGATATTACGGCACTTGCAGGAGAGCCGCTGCGCAAGGTCAGACCTAGGATGCAGATGATTTTTCAGGATCCTTATTCATCCCTGAATCCTCGGATGAGTGTCTATGATACCATTGCAGAAGTCCTTAAGGTACATCATGCGGTTCCCCTGCAGGATATACCACGGCGAGTAGGGGAACTTCTGGATATGTGCGGTCTGTCTATGGATGTCAAGGACCGTTATCCCGGTGAATTCTCAGGCGGACAGCGGCAGAGGGTAGGCATTGCCCGTGCCATTGCTCTCAATCCTAGTTTCATTGTTGCGGATGAACCTGTTTCGGCCCTTGATGTCTCGATTCAGGCACAGATCCTCAATTTGCTCGATTCCCTGCAGCAGGAACTTAACCAGACACTGCTGTTCATTTCCCATGACCTGCAGGTAATCCGCCATATTACCACGAGGGTAGAAGTAATGTATCTTGGTTCGAATATGGAACTGGGAAGGACGGAAGATGTATTCTCCCATCCTGCTCATCCGTACACCGAGATATTGATGAAGGCTACACCGAGTCTCGATCCTCGGAACAGAAAAGAAAAACATGCAATTGACGGAGAACCGCCAAGTCCCATTGATATGCCTTCTGGATGCAAATTCCATACCAGATGCCCATATTGCAAGGACAAGTGTAAGACTGAGGTCCCTCAGATGAAAGAAATAGGCCCCGGACATTTCTGTGCTTGCCATTTCCCGTTGTAG
- a CDS encoding 4Fe-4S dicluster domain-containing protein, with amino-acid sequence MFSLFKKKDPIDRSSYILTINKSRCPESHRCPAVHVCPVGALTQSGNHAPRVNLSKCVKCGKCTHHCAFRAIKLVPKK; translated from the coding sequence ATGTTCAGCTTATTCAAAAAAAAAGACCCCATTGACAGATCTTCCTATATTCTTACAATCAACAAATCCCGTTGCCCGGAAAGCCATAGATGCCCGGCAGTACATGTCTGTCCGGTCGGGGCACTTACCCAGAGTGGCAACCACGCACCGCGGGTAAATCTTTCAAAATGTGTCAAATGTGGCAAATGTACACATCACTGTGCCTTCCGCGCAATCAAGCTCGTCCCGAAAAAATAA
- a CDS encoding aminopeptidase: protein MDKFIAEYKQFLDDGKTERECVREILALAEKKGYRNIAGFSSLKPGDKVYVNKMDKSVALFCIGRKDLAEGMHILGAHIDSPRLDVKQNPVYEKDGIVYLNTHYYGGIKKYQWLTLPLAIHGEVFLTDGTSVSLSIGEKPDDPVFSISDILPHIAQEQMKKSAADFIDAENLDLVLGAFAGKDTGKKVVLEVLKRDYGIEEEDFQSAELEIVPAGAARDSGFCRDLILAYGQDDRVCAFASLKAMLDIENPEMTASCILVDKEEIGSYGATGMRSHFYDNAVAEVVARTSSPSELTVRRCLANSWMLSSDVNSAFDPLNADLYDKQNSSGLAQGVVFNKYTGGKGKSGSSDANPEFIAKLRKVMSDGKVTYQFAEMAKVDVGGGGTIAHMAATFGMQVIDCGVPVLSMHAPWELTSKFDAYQAYLAYGAFFTLK from the coding sequence ATGGACAAATTCATTGCTGAATATAAGCAGTTTCTGGATGATGGCAAGACGGAACGGGAATGTGTACGTGAAATACTAGCTTTGGCTGAAAAGAAAGGCTATCGGAATATTGCCGGTTTTTCGTCTTTGAAGCCTGGTGACAAGGTCTATGTCAACAAGATGGACAAGAGCGTTGCTTTGTTCTGCATCGGTAGGAAAGACCTTGCGGAAGGTATGCATATCCTAGGTGCACACATAGATTCTCCTAGGTTGGATGTCAAGCAGAATCCTGTATATGAGAAAGATGGCATCGTTTATCTCAATACCCATTACTATGGTGGGATCAAAAAATACCAATGGCTGACGCTTCCTCTTGCCATCCATGGGGAAGTATTCCTGACCGATGGTACCAGCGTAAGTCTGAGCATCGGTGAGAAACCGGATGATCCGGTATTCAGCATTTCGGATATCCTTCCTCATATTGCCCAGGAGCAGATGAAAAAGAGTGCTGCGGATTTCATCGATGCAGAGAACCTTGATCTGGTACTTGGGGCTTTCGCCGGAAAAGATACGGGGAAAAAGGTTGTGCTGGAGGTACTGAAGCGGGACTATGGCATTGAAGAGGAAGATTTCCAATCTGCCGAGCTTGAAATCGTTCCGGCTGGTGCCGCCAGGGACAGCGGGTTCTGCAGGGATCTGATACTTGCCTATGGGCAGGATGACCGTGTCTGTGCCTTTGCTTCCCTGAAGGCGATGCTTGACATTGAAAATCCGGAAATGACTGCTAGTTGCATCCTTGTAGACAAGGAAGAGATTGGCAGTTATGGAGCTACCGGAATGAGATCCCATTTCTATGACAATGCCGTAGCTGAAGTGGTTGCAAGGACCAGCAGTCCAAGTGAATTGACAGTTCGTCGTTGTCTTGCAAATTCCTGGATGCTGAGCAGTGATGTGAATTCAGCCTTTGATCCGTTGAATGCAGATCTCTATGACAAGCAGAATTCATCAGGGCTTGCCCAGGGTGTCGTGTTCAACAAGTATACGGGTGGCAAAGGGAAAAGCGGCTCAAGTGATGCAAATCCTGAATTCATTGCAAAGTTGAGAAAGGTGATGAGCGATGGAAAGGTTACCTATCAATTTGCTGAGATGGCAAAGGTCGATGTGGGAGGCGGCGGTACAATTGCACATATGGCAGCAACTTTCGGCATGCAGGTCATTGATTGCGGTGTACCTGTGCTGAGCATGCATGCTCCATGGGAACTTACCAGTAAGTTTGATGCCTATCAGGCCTACTTGGCTTATGGTGCCTTCTTTACCTTGAAGTAG
- the iadA gene encoding beta-aspartyl-peptidase, with amino-acid sequence MKPSAYLLKHVHAFGPEDLGIVDIAVAGTKIIDIGKDLDYTGRNIKVIDLEGAFVIPGLIDQHVHLIGGGGEDGLASRVPPIKVSDCVSAGVTTLVGVLGTDGVTRTVQDLLAKTKSLNEYGLTAFCLTGSYQVPSPTITGSVEKDIVFIQEVIGVKLAISDHRCSIPTKEEIIRLASEARLGGLIGKKAGEVHIHVGSDPRGIQDIFDIAETTPLPVSIFHPTHMGGHLDQALKFTTIGGYADITTGTKSPEKVASLLHAGANEHLVTMSSDSNGSIPVWNDHKQIIGMHAGHISLLHENWKRLVDEQDIPFATALRLVTENPAKALGFVSKGCLAAGYDADLVVLDDKKDIRSVMAGGTWLSEDGKQVKIAMYEGPDNL; translated from the coding sequence ATGAAACCATCAGCATATTTGTTGAAACATGTACATGCCTTTGGCCCGGAAGACCTGGGCATCGTAGATATCGCAGTTGCAGGAACCAAGATCATTGATATCGGTAAGGATCTTGACTATACCGGACGGAACATCAAGGTCATTGATCTGGAAGGGGCCTTTGTCATTCCTGGATTGATTGACCAACATGTCCATCTTATCGGAGGTGGAGGGGAAGATGGCCTTGCCAGCAGAGTACCGCCTATAAAGGTATCCGATTGTGTGTCTGCCGGTGTCACGACACTGGTAGGCGTCCTTGGAACCGATGGTGTGACCAGGACAGTCCAGGATCTTCTTGCCAAGACAAAAAGTCTGAATGAGTATGGGCTCACTGCCTTTTGTCTGACAGGATCCTATCAGGTTCCGTCTCCGACTATTACGGGATCTGTTGAAAAAGACATTGTCTTCATCCAGGAAGTCATAGGAGTCAAACTTGCTATAAGTGACCATCGTTGTTCCATCCCTACAAAAGAGGAAATCATACGCTTGGCCTCAGAAGCCCGCTTGGGTGGACTGATAGGCAAGAAGGCAGGTGAAGTACATATCCATGTCGGTTCCGATCCCAGGGGCATACAGGATATCTTTGATATTGCAGAAACGACGCCATTGCCGGTTTCGATATTCCATCCGACTCATATGGGTGGTCATCTTGACCAAGCGCTCAAGTTCACTACCATCGGTGGATACGCTGACATCACGACCGGAACCAAATCGCCTGAGAAGGTTGCTTCTCTCCTGCATGCAGGAGCAAATGAGCATCTTGTTACGATGAGCAGTGATTCCAATGGGAGTATTCCTGTCTGGAACGATCATAAGCAGATAATCGGCATGCATGCCGGTCATATTTCCTTGCTTCATGAGAATTGGAAACGGTTGGTTGATGAACAGGATATTCCTTTTGCGACAGCACTCCGTCTTGTTACTGAAAACCCTGCAAAAGCTTTGGGTTTTGTCTCAAAGGGATGTCTGGCTGCCGGCTATGATGCGGATCTTGTCGTCCTTGATGACAAAAAGGACATACGGTCGGTCATGGCAGGTGGAACCTGGCTTTCTGAAGATGGAAAACAGGTCAAGATTGCCATGTATGAGGGGCCTGACAACCTGTAG
- a CDS encoding LacI family transcriptional regulator, whose translation MSRQKVTLKDIAQQVGLSTASVSMILSGKKLSRFPQATIDKVRSSATEFGYQSKHGPSVSEESVLIVCPSVYNPYFAMLLQGMEMQAAQLGIRTVVRNTYWNIETEYDVFSFARNSLFSGVIFAMIPQQEKLGMELSKVMPLVAVGDYSDRFQFDTVDINNYEAGRMVARHLLELGHQRIAYISTSLNSYHSARVRRLEGIRDELLKAGIKEKAIVCCKDVDSMTELNHPDVEYETGCFLARQCLEQHPEVTAMVGINDMVAYGIMDAIHAGGFSIPDDYSVCGFDNIFPSKFMSVGLTTVEHHIVQRGQRAMSLIASRIRHMKAYGDAVCDVTRVEYSSKLIVRSSTAVPRES comes from the coding sequence ATGTCAAGGCAAAAGGTAACATTGAAAGATATCGCGCAGCAAGTGGGACTGTCCACTGCCAGTGTTTCCATGATTTTGTCCGGCAAGAAACTCTCACGTTTCCCTCAAGCTACCATTGACAAGGTTAGGTCAAGTGCCACCGAGTTCGGATACCAAAGCAAACATGGTCCGTCCGTTTCGGAGGAGTCTGTGCTTATCGTCTGTCCTTCGGTTTATAATCCATACTTTGCGATGTTGCTGCAAGGAATGGAAATGCAAGCGGCTCAATTAGGAATCCGTACAGTCGTCCGCAATACCTATTGGAATATTGAGACAGAATATGATGTCTTTTCCTTTGCCCGGAATTCTCTTTTTTCAGGAGTAATCTTTGCGATGATTCCACAGCAGGAAAAACTGGGTATGGAACTGAGCAAGGTCATGCCTCTTGTTGCAGTCGGTGATTACAGTGACCGTTTTCAATTTGATACCGTGGATATCAACAACTATGAAGCTGGAAGGATGGTTGCCCGACATTTGCTGGAATTAGGCCATCAGAGGATTGCCTATATCTCGACAAGTCTCAACAGTTATCATAGTGCGCGGGTGCGGCGATTGGAAGGAATCCGAGATGAGTTGCTTAAGGCTGGAATAAAAGAGAAGGCAATTGTCTGTTGTAAGGACGTAGACAGTATGACTGAACTCAATCATCCTGATGTCGAATATGAAACAGGTTGTTTTTTGGCTCGTCAATGTCTTGAACAGCATCCTGAAGTAACTGCAATGGTCGGCATCAATGATATGGTTGCCTATGGCATCATGGATGCCATACATGCCGGTGGCTTTTCAATTCCTGACGATTACAGTGTCTGTGGTTTTGACAATATCTTTCCTTCCAAGTTCATGTCTGTGGGCCTGACGACTGTCGAGCATCATATCGTTCAGCGTGGGCAACGTGCTATGAGTCTGATTGCTTCGCGGATACGGCATATGAAAGCCTATGGAGATGCTGTGTGTGATGTAACGAGGGTTGAATATTCCAGCAAGCTTATCGTAAGGTCAAGTACGGCTGTACCGAGGGAAAGCTAA